Below is a genomic region from Rhineura floridana isolate rRhiFlo1 chromosome 5, rRhiFlo1.hap2, whole genome shotgun sequence.
gtagctgggctaccaatcgaagatggtaaaaagcattccgtgccaccgaggccacctgggcctcaagagacagggaaggatcgaaaagaactcccaagctacgaacctgttccttcatggtgattacatacgtcactgtgtcaagcctttctctgatggtatatggtccttcccagttagcctgtaatttgtcatgtttcctgggtatgaacgccataaccatatctcccacatcatacacgcgttccctggctgttctgtcataccagtaactttgcttctgctgtgcttaactcaaattctttttcaccacctccatcattgatgttaatttattgcagaattccaatacaaaatctactacagatgttttgtactctcccagggttccttcccatgaattttttaacagttccaaaggtcccctcacttttctagtgaacatgagttcaaagggtgagaagcctgttgactcttgagggacttctctgtatgcaaataagaagcatcccaaccgttcatcccagtcttgtgggtgatcttgaacatagcttcttattatgcccttcaaaaccccattgaatctctctgttaacccattagtggcgggatggtaagtagtggtctttagatgttttagaccacaacatttccacatacattgcatcacttctcccatgaatacactgccttgatccgtcagcacttcatgagggaaacccagcgtCCTAAAGagttttaataaagcctctgccactacaggggcttctacagatcttagtgcttctgcgtctgggtacctggtggcaaaatccaccaccaccactagatatttcttgccatgccttgtgggtttggaaaaagggcccaccaaatctattcctactctataaaagggttgtccaattataggaaggggctttaagggtgccttagtctttactccactttttcccaccttttggcagataccacaagatagacaatgttgttttacatctttggagatgtttgaccaataatagtgtgcagccaatctcctcttggtcttttttattcccagatgtcctgcacatgggacattgtgggctacctctagcaatctggttctgtatttgctaggcactatcaattgcttcactggttcacattcatcctttctctcagcaggcatccacagtctatataaaatcccattctcacacacaacttgattcttcagtttgtcagtgaaaggaatctgttgggtcagggcttgctcctttatttgattcaaactggtatccttattcagttcttctctgaaatgctctgtctcttccccagagaccagctgatacagtttgtctccttcagcaggcctgctagtggttgctatggtgacctgaggctggctaacagattccaccctgtttgtttcagccccccttaacatggcttctttttttctctgccaagttgctgtctggtcaccacatatattttcccttgagctcccataacatctcttccccgtattactggttcttgttgctgggcattaatgcctactttatatctgccctctcggcctctccacgccattttcaccagggccacaggcaagctttctggttgacccctcactccttggatattcacagtttcctgaggtaatatttcgtcagattttattaaatctggcctcagtaatgtctgagcggcaccagtatcaagcaatgcccaataatttgccccttgaacactcacttcctctctcagacttgaatcaaggtctgttacttctgtccagtttatctggcaaaactgaaccttttttgtggttaaatcttttggttctatttttactgcccttgcctgagcaggattactaatggggttggcaacctcacattgaaaacgtaggtgccccggtctaccacatttgtagcataatttctcctcacttttagggtacacagatccactctggggtgtcctgtgcccttcagattttattggaggactcactcgctgtggtaccacatcctttctgccaccattatatggtctgggtttaaaatctcttgatgttttccccacccagccagttctgttggaggcgaagtgatccgccatctctgcggcctcctgcaccgatgtaggggaacggtctttgacaaggagccttatttctggtggtaactgatggtataattgatccagtatcatgaggcttttcacctcttccactgactgagctttggcactactcatccactttccaaatatatccatcagctttgctctcagttcaacaaaagacctccctgcttggatctgacagtttcggaataattttctaaagtagtcaggtcccagtctgaatcttttgtatactgcctctttaaactcggcatatgtaacgggcttgtctgaggggaaatattggtatacctctgccaattcccctttgatcaggtttgataaatactgcatgtatttatcttcaggtagcccccacaattgagctgccttttcaaaggttgtgagataaatttgaggatcttgaccaggctcatagacagcaaagtcctttggagtaatttttatttttgctccatctctgtctttccttgtctcctcagagtgaaatttctctctatcaaattttaacttttctacttgtaattcagcatccaatgctcgttgcttctccctctcctcaaaccccattctcaacttctcagtttccaactccctctgtttgtctttttcctcagcctcaaagacccgctgtttgtctttttcctcagcctccctcctcaatctctcagtttccaactcatgctcccatcttaacttctctctcaagtactctatataagcgggattgcttgagtatccttctggggtctcttccctgacaggttgtttttgctgggcagttgcaaatcctaaatgtgctaccctcaattcatctacccctttaccctcgtgaggtaaattgaatgttatgcacttctccaccagctcctctcttttcatttttatatattcagccatggtgtttgagttcactcactctttgccacacactctttgccagtcactctcacaaataatcttgttttgttatttctgtttgccacaccactgttagggattctctagtattcgtaccaccgctacagccaacacctgtgacgtagtctcctttgtcaccatgtgtctttgggactctctttggttcgtatcacaccgctactgacaccacatgtgacatagtctcctttgttcgtatcccaccgctactgccaccacatgtgaggcgtccttccctggctctccctgtcaggttccaacctgctcgtggctactgcctgtcactaggcaccaccagggactccaccagtccggactgtcctctcttttggtttctctccccactctagcacagatctcaacagatccccctgctaggcagcaccaccagtcacatcctataaccagtagtcctagagactctgcctgagtctccctcaattaggttacctctgtgactgcgtgcttaagctgtcccaatccctttgatttactcagactgcttataattctggtttgctctgaatacttgtggtgttattcttcccttcccccgctgccaccatttgccactcttcagccttggttatttacctcaccctcccttctggtctgtgaaaccccagccaaggatcaggcctctggtaaaccaaattaagtatttattaaataacacagagaacaagattaacaagatttcttcataaggcacataagcatatggttttatctaatactaatccgaactctacccccctccttctccacgctctcctgacaaacaactctctcaaacccaccaaaacaacctatcaacatccactccaacgttcaccacctccagatttacctgacatccttccatttataccctcagccattttaaaccttCAGCCAATCagccagcattctactgcccattcactcccccttcctctttcattctacttaccatgtatcttctaaacaaacagcatttaccctatttacactaatacaggaacatcacaacggcccccttttgccgaagactccggctgaaaaccggagatctggcaaccctagatggtaTTCACGGGTGTACATTTTTTCCTACACTCACGTTATGTGTAAAATGGCCCCACATTCTGGCTATTCGAGGCCATGGGATTAACTTTCATCTGCGGTGGCCATGTTTCCTCTTTGGGTAAAATTTGGTAAAAAATAAACAATTGTAGTCACACGTCAATACTGTATACATAGATGAACAATGGCCACTTCTACAAATAAAGCCTATCTTCAATGTCTGTGctatgattttcagcacaatacattcaaaaactaaaaaaaaaaagggatgggAGTACAGAATGGTCAAATTACATTTCTAAGGGGAAAAGAGCAAGTTTGGTCCCGCATGTTAGATTTCTGAAAGAAAAGCAACAGTATATTTAATATTCACACTTCCATCCTAAACCTGTCTTCTGTGGAGTGTAAATTCTATTGATTTTTATGGAATTAGCATCTTTAGaggtcctccgtggcgcagagtggtaagcggcggtaacgcagccgaagctctgctcacggccggagttcgattccaacagaagaaggaagtcgaatctccggtaaaaggggtcgaggtccactcagccttccatccatccgtggtcagtaacatgagtacccggcatatgctgggggataaagaaaggccggggaaggaactggcaatcccaccccatatatacggtctgcctagtaaacgttgcaagacgtcaccctaagagtcggaaacgactcacactataagtgcagggacacctttacttttagcatgtttagaattgcagacttATTTTAACATGAAGTTTGTTATTCAGTTATTTGTATATAGAATTGTTTATTTGTATCACAAATCAAAACAAGCTTTAttgagattattttttaaataaaactatatacaatgtatgcaaatttagaatgcatatgcaaatttatgccAGGAGACCACAATAAATGTTGCCCCATTAtctaaaaaaggttaaaataaaataaaatgaatttatgCAAATCTGAAAATTTGCAAAACCTAAATAAAGTATATATGAATAAAACAAACTTCAGTTTCTGGATCTCCCTGCAAAGAAGATACAGCATTTTCTCTTACGAATGTCCCCCCTTTCCAGTTACTGTAGAGAAAAAAAATGCAGTCTTCAAAGTTGTATATTTATCCTGTTCACCCAGTAGATATATTACAGATTCATGGACAGAGTCTTCATTTATATGTAAACAGTGCCTTTCCTtcatgggcacttccagacaacctgtttactgagcactcATCCTAATTTTTTGGCAGGGACAATGactatttaatgcacatttattctgatttgtttgtgagaaGATAAGATGAAGTTGTATCAAAGCAATGTTATTCCAtggtttccagtgcattttccagtcacttttcttattgcaaagAGTCTGATCTTGTGGGGTAGGGGGTCTGTTGTGCAATGCCTTGCAATTAACTCTAATTGTGTGacatgaatttgccagtatgtgactgaatctcatctgaaaatagtgacagtctggcaGTGTCCCATGAAACCACAGAGGTCAAGCAATTCTGGTTGCGAGTGCAGTAAGCCACCTGCATAAGAGGGGGCATTTGTTCCCTCACCCTTCTGGAGCTGCATAtgcataaaaaataaaagatactGCTAACTCTGATACATACTCTCTTATTCAAATTTTATTTGAGAAGAAAACATACATTATAACAGCAAACAATATAAACATTAGTTACAAAGTCTGTGAGTTATATTCATACAATTAGTCTATCCTCAAAACCCATAATAGTAAAGGACAAGTTGTCATTGAAAAACATTTGACATATCTAAATGACAGAATCTCACCTCAAATGATATTTGAGAGAGACTGGGAATTGAAGTTCATTAGGATGCAAATTTACATAAAATAGAGAAGGGAAGTATTCTTCTAGAAAGCTATCATGTTTTATTTCTGAGCGGTGTGGCTTTCTTCATAGTTAATGTGTGCTGCATTAAATACAAATAAGCTTGAGATTGTTATAGTATACCTTATACCAAAGAAGATCATCATGACAAACAAGTATAAAAGTATTAGTATGAGAAAGTGGGATTCTACTGTGGATTAAGACgtttactgtgcaatcctatacatgtcttctcagaactAAACCCCATcaaatttaatgggacttactcccaggtaagtatgtattctATAAGACTGCAGTTTCAATAATGGAAACTATTAGTCAGCCAATAGAGTTTCTTCCTGCTTAAAGTTCCATGCGGAAAGTCAGAGATGTTCCTGCCATGTTCTTCTTATACTCTGCATCAAATTTCTCATTTTGTGCCACAGTAAAATGGTTTTTCCAGTCTCCAACAGCTCCTAGACCAGGGAAAACCAAAAATAGAGAATTAACCATCACCTGAAAGAACTCTTCAGTTTCACTTAAGACTTTGAAATATACTATTCTTATGCCACTAATTTTGAAGATATGACCCATGAGACAAAttggcataaaatttgcatatgctagtttatacatatatatgcaaatttagacCAGAtttcagaggggagaaaacacacATTTTGGCTCTTGCTGTCAGGAATTACTTTGAGCTAtgatgccaacaggattttctgagtGCATTGGATATAGATTGGGCCTTCACTGCATCCACGATCTGTTGGCAAGAACtcctgcttatgtacatattaaaactaaaGCAAGTCTAACAtgacttttctccctctctcacgtACAGTTCCCCATCCCATCTAGCTACTATTGCATGTGCTTACTAGTCTCTTGCCACCATTCAATACCATTCACACACAATATCCAGCAAACACAGACCAGCACACAACTGGAAAGCAAATTAAGATGGCAGGAGGCTGTGGTTTCAATAGCACTGCACTTTGCAATGCTCCCAGCCACCCTGTAAGCAAAGGTTTGAAAAGCTTTTAAAAGGAGAAGGGGAAAGAGATTAGGGTAGCACAAAAATATCCTGGGGCTTGggcctcctgggccaccccctaaCGACACTCCTGATGAAAAACAATGACAACAAAATACTGTAGCACCTTTTCTCATGAACGGGGAGACTGAATGGTCCATTATCTCCCGAGGCAAAAAGGTGTAGTTTGCCATGGGATTATCTTTCATGACTTCAAATTGTGTGCAATAGATGATCTTATCTAGAACCTCCTTTTCCAAGTTCTTCTCCAGGAACGTCAGTATCTTCTGAATTTCACGCCTTGGATTCTGCGAGGGAAAAATGAAAACAAGCACTTAAGAGAACCAGGAGTAGGAAAAGAAATGAATAATTAAtcgacagtgcaatcctatagatatttgctcagaagtaagtcctattagagagccagtgtgacgtagtggttaaggtgctgggctacaacctgggagaccagggttcgaatccccacacagccatgaagctcactgcgtgaccttgggccagtcgctgcctctcagcctcagaggaaggcaatggtaaaccccctctgaataccgcttaccatgataaccctattcatagggtcgccataaatcgggatcgacttgaaggcagtccatttccatttaagtcctattaaattcaaaggGGCTAACTCTCGGGTAAGTGGATGAAGGATTGTGGTTTGAGTGAACAAAAAACAATCTGGGCAGTTAAACTGCTTTTGAACAGTATAAACAGAGAatgttttctccttctctcatactaCTAGAACAGTCACTCACTGAAGCCGATTAGCACAAGAAGGCtcagcacagacaaaagaaagtagtttTTCAGGCAATGCATAACAAAAGTGTACAGTTCACTTCCACCAGATGGTCACTAATTTAGATGAAATCAAAAAGGATTAGAAAATTTCAAGAAGGATAAGAGTATCACTGCCTAAATTGAACTTCTATTACAGAGACTGTATACCTCTGAATAATTCCTTCATTGTCTGACAGTGAGCATTCGGAGGAACTTGCTGGCTACATTTGGCAACATAATGCTGGGCTAAGTGGACTTTGGTTTGATGTAGGGTGGCCaagtgtcctgctttacagatgACAGTCCTGTATTTAAAGAAGTCCTCTGTTTGAGAGGTCAGGAAActggcgctccagatgttgctggactccaactcccataatttttaaccaacatggccagtggtcagggatgatgggagttggacttcaacaacatctggagagctacagattccccatcccttgtcTTTTTGAAAGGCTCTCCAGTACAAGTCTGGTTTGAAGATAAAGAGCCATATGAAGGGTCCTTAAAATTGCCCATCAAGAGTTAGTATGTGGTCAGCAAATTGAGCAGGAACACAGGCCATAGCCTTCCTCATTCCAGCAAGATGGACTGTACTTCTTTTTAAAGtatagtaattatttttaaatttgcatttgtACATCTAAAGCAACACATGCACATGTTACACAAATCTGTGTCCTTTGACACAGCATTAAGTGGCCACCCTAGTTTGATGCAGTAAGGcaatccttatgttcttatgctgttaTCTGGAGGATAGATAAGGTAGAGGTCAAGTTGTCATTAGCAAAATATTTCTATGGAGCATCTTCCAAATATTCTGCTTGGCAACAGCAAAGCACAAAGCAGGTGGGCAGGCCATTCTATCAGCCAGTTTAAATGATATACTTGGCTTTAAATTAGTtgagtcccattgagctcaatgagaTATTAACTGTTAGGTTAAATCCCTGTAACTTAGCTTTAACTGATTTGTTGTCAGCAGCCTAAAAAGCAGAAAACTCACCTCTTTTATATCTTCATAGAAGAGGTAAAGAATACGGTATTTATTTTTAGCCTCCCACCAACCTTTTACATGATCGTACCAGGAGCCCCAGAGCACTAAAGGATAAAAATGAAGGAGAAAGCAGTTTTATACTGCTGGTTAAACTTCAGACAAAGTTATATGTTGCCAAGCAGCAGATTTTCAAAATATATGTAGGCTTGtccatgacagaagaaaaatCACCAAGGCCAAACAGTTCCATGACTATGATTGCAAGAAAggcaaataagtaagtaagtaagtaagtaagtaagtaagtaagtaagtaagtaagtaagtaagtaagtaaataaataaataaataaatagtttatttCCAGATCATGATTAGACAACACCAGTTCAGGAGATTAAGCTGTATGACAGCTGTGATCAGAGTTTGTTATGATGGAGTAACTGACAAATCACACCAGTTAATAAGCTCAAGTTTGGCACTTTCCccctaaataaaaaatataattgcCTCAACTTCAAGGTTGCAGCAAAAGGGACCGGGGATGCATTTCTTCTGGAATGAAGGATAGGTAAGAGACTTCCTAAACAGGCTGCCTTCTGCTCCACTCATCCCAGCTTTCTGACTTGACTCATAAAtcaaccccatccaagacagaTTGAACTTTTAGTCCCAGATCAGAAGTTGTACTTATGTGGAGCAGCAGCTACATTTTGTGTGGATTAAGCTTGTTTGTTTGGCTCCATCTAACAGTGCTTGGAAAAGAGTTTTCAATTTCCCAGTATCAATGCAAAGATTAGTTACTTGAATTTAAAATAGATACATTACtgaatacttttttaaagtagAAAACATGTCATAAAACCTTTTCCAGTTGTGTATTTCTCAAAAAATTCCTCCCATGTTCCTGGCTCAGGCAACATTAGATTCATTCTGTGGAAGTGATAATAAGATACTAGATTGTCTTTAGCATTTCTTGCCACGTAGATGATCTGGGTTGGGTGCAGAAATGAGAAGATACATTATACATCACCAGTGAAGAATGTGGCAAGTGAGAAGTTTTCCTGCCTCTCTTATAATATTAGAACCTAGGGCCATCCAAataagctgaatattggaaggttcagaacagacaaaaagtacttcacacagcacatagttaaactatggaatttgctcacacAAGACGTTGTGACGGTcactgacttggatggctttaaaatgggatttgacaaattca
It encodes:
- the LOC133385819 gene encoding sulfotransferase 1C1-like isoform X1, with the translated sequence MVTGDQKMKELKVDWDVTRYEVGEVEGIPLTKEICDTWDKIWAFQAKPDDLLIATYAKAGTTWTQEIVDMIQCDGDIEKCKRASTYERQPFIEWVIHKTLPTGLEGAEAMPSPRTLKTHLPVQLVPPSFWEQNCKIIYVARNAKDNLVSYYHFHRMNLMLPEPGTWEEFFEKYTTGKVLWGSWYDHVKGWWEAKNKYRILYLFYEDIKENPRREIQKILTFLEKNLEKEVLDKIIYCTQFEVMKDNPMANYTFLPREIMDHSVSPFMRKGAVGDWKNHFTVAQNEKFDAEYKKNMAGTSLTFRMEL
- the LOC133385819 gene encoding sulfotransferase 1C1-like isoform X2 — protein: MKELKVDWDVTRYEVGEVEGIPLTKEICDTWDKIWAFQAKPDDLLIATYAKAGTTWTQEIVDMIQCDGDIEKCKRASTYERQPFIEWVIHKTLPTGLEGAEAMPSPRTLKTHLPVQLVPPSFWEQNCKIIYVARNAKDNLVSYYHFHRMNLMLPEPGTWEEFFEKYTTGKVLWGSWYDHVKGWWEAKNKYRILYLFYEDIKENPRREIQKILTFLEKNLEKEVLDKIIYCTQFEVMKDNPMANYTFLPREIMDHSVSPFMRKGAVGDWKNHFTVAQNEKFDAEYKKNMAGTSLTFRMEL